One Temnothorax longispinosus isolate EJ_2023e chromosome 8, Tlon_JGU_v1, whole genome shotgun sequence genomic region harbors:
- the LOC139818136 gene encoding uncharacterized protein isoform X1 translates to MQLKQGCSWLVQDSKKTFCLYPPKSQTKLIRQWSEESQDPNSKWEKSRVEVIKYACGFAQGERRISRYETTLYVQSSSEYGDLEDSENESEEPHKKRSRYNSLKSVPNSTEDALDDIPSFDDAQDNTSNTPSTNKEDTDNESSHLPVHSTSKNNNGTKNLEILLHEQKKCIIESMEKIIKKEIKKATNSMLYSVRKRYDEIKAKMTTRSLTGQSEMDLQKELGFDKSFDSYEAFIAFDNRLQDDDLNVIMKDYISIIKRGSKNTSDAIKRILPRLMAKAVQLKYSGCGRQSGDKKKESFAETNTYKIMKDTLKQLFPNICEKEILTRTSRWFSGAPDRDGGRKDRLKTVTQT, encoded by the exons CAGGGTTGTTCATGGCTTGTTCAAGATAGCAAGAAAACATTTTGCCTTTATCCACCAAAAAGTCAAACAAAACTGATTCGACAATGGTCCGAAGAGTCTCAAGATCCGAATTCAAAATGGGAAAAAAGTCGAGTAGAAGTTATAAAGTATGCTT GTGGCTTTGCTCAAGGTGAACGCCGAATATCACGCTATGAAACAACTTTATATGTTCAGAGTAGTAGTGAATATGGTGATTTGGAAGATTCTGAAAATGAATCTGAAGAACCCCACAAAAAACGTTCTCgttataattcattaaaaagtgTACCAAATTCTACTGAAGATGCCTTAGATGACATTCCAAGCTTTGatg ACGCGCAAGATAATACTTCCAATACGCCAAGCACTAACAAAGAGGATACAGATAACGAAAGTTCTCACCTTCCTGTACATAGTACttctaaaaataacaatg gtacaaaaaatttggaaatactGCTTCATGagcaaaagaaatgtataattgaaagtatggaaaagattattaagaaagaaattaaaaaagcaaCAAATAGCATGTTATACAGTGTCCGAAAAAGATATGATGAGATAAAGGCTAAAATGACAACACGTTCGTTAACAGGGCAGAGTGAAATGGatttacaaaaagaattaGGTTTCGATAAATCTTTCGATTCATATGAAGCATTTATAGCCTTTGACAATCGATTACAAGATGACGACTTAAATGTGATAATG aaagattatatatctataataaaaagaggaaGTAAAAATACATCTGACGCAATAAAACGAATTTTACCTCGACTTATGGCAAAGGCAGTACAATTAAAGTACAGTGGTTGTGGACGACAAAGTGGCgataaaaagaaggaaagtTTTGCagaaacaaatacatataaaataatgaaag ataCATTAAAACAACTTTTCCCAAATATTTGTGAGAAAGAGATTTTAACAAGAACAAGTCGCTGGTTCTCCGGAGCTCCCGACAGAGATGGTGGCAGAAAAGACAGACTTAAAACAGTAACACAGACTTAG
- the LOC139818136 gene encoding uncharacterized protein isoform X3, giving the protein MQLKQGCSWLVQDSKKTFCLYPPKSQTKLIRQWSEESQDPNSKWEKSRVEVIKYACGFAQGERRISRYETTLYVQSSSEYGDLEDSENESEEPHKKRSRYNSLKSVPNSTEDALDDIPSFDGTKNLEILLHEQKKCIIESMEKIIKKEIKKATNSMLYSVRKRYDEIKAKMTTRSLTGQSEMDLQKELGFDKSFDSYEAFIAFDNRLQDDDLNVIMKDYISIIKRGSKNTSDAIKRILPRLMAKAVQLKYSGCGRQSGDKKKESFAETNTYKIMKDTLKQLFPNICEKEILTRTSRWFSGAPDRDGGRKDRLKTVTQT; this is encoded by the exons CAGGGTTGTTCATGGCTTGTTCAAGATAGCAAGAAAACATTTTGCCTTTATCCACCAAAAAGTCAAACAAAACTGATTCGACAATGGTCCGAAGAGTCTCAAGATCCGAATTCAAAATGGGAAAAAAGTCGAGTAGAAGTTATAAAGTATGCTT GTGGCTTTGCTCAAGGTGAACGCCGAATATCACGCTATGAAACAACTTTATATGTTCAGAGTAGTAGTGAATATGGTGATTTGGAAGATTCTGAAAATGAATCTGAAGAACCCCACAAAAAACGTTCTCgttataattcattaaaaagtgTACCAAATTCTACTGAAGATGCCTTAGATGACATTCCAAGCTTTGatg gtacaaaaaatttggaaatactGCTTCATGagcaaaagaaatgtataattgaaagtatggaaaagattattaagaaagaaattaaaaaagcaaCAAATAGCATGTTATACAGTGTCCGAAAAAGATATGATGAGATAAAGGCTAAAATGACAACACGTTCGTTAACAGGGCAGAGTGAAATGGatttacaaaaagaattaGGTTTCGATAAATCTTTCGATTCATATGAAGCATTTATAGCCTTTGACAATCGATTACAAGATGACGACTTAAATGTGATAATG aaagattatatatctataataaaaagaggaaGTAAAAATACATCTGACGCAATAAAACGAATTTTACCTCGACTTATGGCAAAGGCAGTACAATTAAAGTACAGTGGTTGTGGACGACAAAGTGGCgataaaaagaaggaaagtTTTGCagaaacaaatacatataaaataatgaaag ataCATTAAAACAACTTTTCCCAAATATTTGTGAGAAAGAGATTTTAACAAGAACAAGTCGCTGGTTCTCCGGAGCTCCCGACAGAGATGGTGGCAGAAAAGACAGACTTAAAACAGTAACACAGACTTAG
- the LOC139818136 gene encoding uncharacterized protein isoform X2 → MQLKGCSWLVQDSKKTFCLYPPKSQTKLIRQWSEESQDPNSKWEKSRVEVIKYACGFAQGERRISRYETTLYVQSSSEYGDLEDSENESEEPHKKRSRYNSLKSVPNSTEDALDDIPSFDDAQDNTSNTPSTNKEDTDNESSHLPVHSTSKNNNGTKNLEILLHEQKKCIIESMEKIIKKEIKKATNSMLYSVRKRYDEIKAKMTTRSLTGQSEMDLQKELGFDKSFDSYEAFIAFDNRLQDDDLNVIMKDYISIIKRGSKNTSDAIKRILPRLMAKAVQLKYSGCGRQSGDKKKESFAETNTYKIMKDTLKQLFPNICEKEILTRTSRWFSGAPDRDGGRKDRLKTVTQT, encoded by the exons GGTTGTTCATGGCTTGTTCAAGATAGCAAGAAAACATTTTGCCTTTATCCACCAAAAAGTCAAACAAAACTGATTCGACAATGGTCCGAAGAGTCTCAAGATCCGAATTCAAAATGGGAAAAAAGTCGAGTAGAAGTTATAAAGTATGCTT GTGGCTTTGCTCAAGGTGAACGCCGAATATCACGCTATGAAACAACTTTATATGTTCAGAGTAGTAGTGAATATGGTGATTTGGAAGATTCTGAAAATGAATCTGAAGAACCCCACAAAAAACGTTCTCgttataattcattaaaaagtgTACCAAATTCTACTGAAGATGCCTTAGATGACATTCCAAGCTTTGatg ACGCGCAAGATAATACTTCCAATACGCCAAGCACTAACAAAGAGGATACAGATAACGAAAGTTCTCACCTTCCTGTACATAGTACttctaaaaataacaatg gtacaaaaaatttggaaatactGCTTCATGagcaaaagaaatgtataattgaaagtatggaaaagattattaagaaagaaattaaaaaagcaaCAAATAGCATGTTATACAGTGTCCGAAAAAGATATGATGAGATAAAGGCTAAAATGACAACACGTTCGTTAACAGGGCAGAGTGAAATGGatttacaaaaagaattaGGTTTCGATAAATCTTTCGATTCATATGAAGCATTTATAGCCTTTGACAATCGATTACAAGATGACGACTTAAATGTGATAATG aaagattatatatctataataaaaagaggaaGTAAAAATACATCTGACGCAATAAAACGAATTTTACCTCGACTTATGGCAAAGGCAGTACAATTAAAGTACAGTGGTTGTGGACGACAAAGTGGCgataaaaagaaggaaagtTTTGCagaaacaaatacatataaaataatgaaag ataCATTAAAACAACTTTTCCCAAATATTTGTGAGAAAGAGATTTTAACAAGAACAAGTCGCTGGTTCTCCGGAGCTCCCGACAGAGATGGTGGCAGAAAAGACAGACTTAAAACAGTAACACAGACTTAG